In Amycolatopsis methanolica 239, a single genomic region encodes these proteins:
- a CDS encoding PTS sugar transporter subunit IIA: protein MAELITADLVDLDVPGTDRAEVTAGLARRLVAAGRVTDLDGFLADIRKREEQMPTGIEGGIGIPHARSAFVTEPTLAFGRSAAGVDFGASDGPARLIFLIAAPEGGGEEHMTILAQLARRLVHQSFRQSLLDAPDADAVVQLVRQEVLGR, encoded by the coding sequence ATGGCCGAACTCATCACCGCCGATCTGGTCGACCTCGACGTCCCCGGCACCGACCGCGCCGAGGTCACCGCCGGGCTCGCGCGACGGCTCGTCGCCGCAGGCCGGGTCACCGACCTGGACGGCTTCCTCGCCGACATCCGCAAGCGCGAAGAGCAGATGCCGACCGGCATCGAGGGCGGCATCGGCATCCCGCACGCCCGCTCGGCGTTCGTCACCGAACCGACGCTGGCCTTCGGCCGGTCCGCCGCCGGGGTCGACTTCGGCGCCTCCGACGGCCCGGCCCGCCTGATCTTCCTCATCGCCGCCCCGGAGGGCGGCGGCGAGGAGCACATGACCATCCTCGCCCAGCTCGCCCGGCGCCTCGTCCACCAGTCGTTCCGCCAGTCGCTGCTCGACGCGCCCGACGCGGACGCCGTCGTCCAGCTCGTCCGCCAGGAGGTGCTCGGACGATGA
- the pfkB gene encoding 1-phosphofructokinase, protein MIVTVTPNPSLDHTVEVDSLRRGEVLRAGPSRLDPGGKGVNVARALAAHGRKTAAVLFAGGADGRRLTELLDEQGVAVRQVPIDGDTRTNITLAEPDGVVTKLNLPGPRCSDADAEALLQAALGACEDGTVWLAGCGSLPPGAPRDTYARLVRRGHEAGLRVAVDSSGAALDRSLTAGPDLVKPNREELAACAGMPVHTLGDAVVAARVLRSRGAQTVLASLGPDGAVLVDDGAALHGEAPVPVARSTVGAGDALLAGFLAAGGAGRDALARALAWGAAAAALPGSRMPAPADVARIGVTIHPSVDADRELKE, encoded by the coding sequence ATGATCGTGACCGTCACCCCCAACCCCAGCCTCGACCACACCGTCGAGGTGGATTCCCTGCGGCGTGGTGAAGTCCTGCGCGCCGGACCGTCCCGGTTGGACCCCGGTGGGAAGGGCGTCAACGTAGCACGGGCGCTGGCCGCGCACGGCCGCAAGACCGCGGCCGTCCTGTTCGCCGGCGGCGCCGACGGGCGGCGGCTCACCGAACTGCTCGACGAGCAGGGAGTCGCGGTGCGGCAGGTGCCGATCGACGGCGACACCCGCACCAACATCACCCTCGCCGAGCCGGACGGCGTGGTCACCAAGCTCAACCTGCCCGGCCCGCGGTGCTCCGACGCTGACGCGGAAGCGTTGCTGCAGGCCGCCCTCGGCGCGTGTGAGGACGGCACGGTCTGGCTCGCCGGTTGCGGCAGCCTGCCGCCGGGCGCGCCGCGGGACACCTACGCCCGGTTGGTCCGGCGCGGTCACGAGGCCGGGTTGCGCGTCGCGGTCGACTCGTCCGGCGCGGCGCTCGACCGGTCCCTGACCGCGGGGCCGGACCTGGTCAAACCCAACCGGGAGGAGCTAGCCGCGTGCGCCGGGATGCCGGTGCACACGCTCGGCGACGCCGTCGTGGCGGCCCGGGTGCTGCGGTCGCGCGGCGCGCAGACCGTCCTGGCCAGCCTCGGACCAGACGGCGCGGTGCTCGTCGACGACGGCGCCGCCCTGCACGGCGAGGCGCCCGTCCCGGTCGCGCGCAGCACCGTCGGCGCCGGTGACGCGCTGCTCGCGGGTTTCCTCGCCGCGGGCGGCGCCGGCCGGGACGCCCTCGCCAGGGCGCTGGCCTGGGGCGCCGCCGCCGCGGCGCTGCCCGGCAGCCGGATGCCCGCACCCGCCGATGTCGCCCGCATCGGCGTCACGATCCACCCTTCGGTCGACGCCGACCGAGAACTCAAGGAGTGA
- a CDS encoding DeoR/GlpR family DNA-binding transcription regulator produces the protein MYAEERQQQIVERARSLGRVDVSWLAANFEVTTETVRRDLTVLERQGVLRRVHGGAIPVERLGFEPGLADRDAVMTAEKERIAKAALAEVPDEGAILLDAGTTTARLAEILPADRELTVVTNAVSVVPQLALRPQLTVLLLGGRVRGRTLAAVEDWTLRALADTFVDVAFVGTNGISAERGLTTPDIGEAAVKRAMIRAARRTVVLADHTKVGNDCLARFGELSEVDKFVTDTGLDDGLAEDLRAAGPEVVLA, from the coding sequence ATGTACGCAGAGGAGCGTCAGCAGCAGATCGTCGAGCGGGCCCGCAGTCTGGGCCGCGTCGACGTGTCGTGGCTCGCCGCGAACTTCGAGGTCACCACGGAGACCGTGCGGCGGGATCTCACGGTGCTGGAGCGCCAGGGGGTGCTGCGCCGGGTGCACGGCGGGGCCATCCCGGTCGAGCGGCTCGGGTTCGAGCCTGGCCTGGCCGACCGGGACGCGGTGATGACGGCCGAGAAGGAGCGCATCGCCAAGGCCGCCCTCGCCGAGGTGCCCGACGAGGGCGCGATCCTGCTCGACGCGGGCACCACCACGGCCCGGCTCGCCGAGATCCTGCCGGCCGACCGGGAGCTGACGGTGGTGACCAACGCCGTCTCGGTCGTCCCGCAGCTGGCCCTCCGCCCGCAGCTCACCGTGCTGCTGCTCGGCGGCCGGGTCCGCGGCCGCACGCTCGCCGCGGTGGAGGACTGGACGCTGCGCGCGCTCGCCGACACCTTCGTCGACGTCGCGTTCGTCGGCACCAACGGCATCTCCGCCGAGCGCGGGCTCACCACGCCTGACATCGGGGAGGCGGCGGTCAAGCGCGCGATGATCCGCGCCGCCCGCCGCACGGTCGTGCTCGCCGACCACACCAAGGTCGGCAACGACTGCCTCGCCCGCTTCGGCGAGCTGTCCGAAGTGGACAAGTTCGTGACCGACACCGGCCTGGACGACGGTCTTGCCGAGGACCTGCGCGCGGCGGGGCCCGAGGTGGTGCTGGCGTGA